Proteins from one Hyperolius riggenbachi isolate aHypRig1 chromosome 2, aHypRig1.pri, whole genome shotgun sequence genomic window:
- the CTTNBP2NL gene encoding CTTNBP2 N-terminal-like protein isoform X2: MTYFFNRKFPAGISASELAQHKDRFIEERYGKFNISDPLLALQRDYETVKEENHGQRPQVCSNPLYILKEVMKQCKTMQERMLAQLAAAESRHRKVILDLEEERRRHAQDAADGDDVTYMLEKERERLAQQLEFEKSQVKKLEKEQKKLSAQLDEEKARHKKLSSVLMKECTKANNRAVEEGQKVEDVNLKLEKMKSKVVQLEEELAQEQKRSLQMEAQVEKQLSEFDIEREQLRAKLNREENRTKALKEELESLKKTLKDLNTPNEIKESDITANTHCISTAVLTEKPELASVSCQTESNQHEKCNVDGPAKAHISISTPSKIPQPFSKLNGHSSTSQNSEHSLKLNVGDSMKDKVSNPDNLSENGSSPVRVESPLHMIGFASSSGASSSPNSTAASSLTSSPCSSPVLSRRLIGSAGSPGYQSSYQVGINQRFHAARHKFQSQAEQDQHVSGLQSPPPRDLSPTLADNSAAKQLARNTVTQVLSRFTSQQTSSKPVTPNSSPFGTDYRTLASASNQKSDGSHSPNPLKVSGPISPVSPGIKSPTISRVERGNPPPIPPKKPGLAQSPASPVQPTKASSQPSSLAASGDMSSNHCSNNGIITNGKEIEVMLPFGS, translated from the exons GCACAACATAAAGACAGATTTATTGAAGAACGCTATGGGAAGTTCAATATCAGTGACCCCTTGCTGGCCTTACAGAGAGATTATGAGACGGTCAAGGAGGAGAACCATGGACAGAGGCCCCAAGTGTGTTCTAACCCCTTATACATCTTGAAGGAGGTGATGAAGCAATGCAAGACCATGCAAGAAAGAATGCTTGCACAGCTAGCTGCTGCGGAGAGCAGACACAGGAAG GTCATTCTGGATTTGGAAGAAGAGAGGAGGCGACATGCTCAGGATGCTGCAGATGGGGATGATGTAACATATATGTTAGAGAAAGAGCGAGAGAGGCTAGCTCAACAG TTGGAATTTGAAAAATCACAAGTGAAAAAGCTTGAAAAGGAACAGAAGAAACTTTCTGCTCAACTGGATGAAGAGAAAGCTAGACACAAGAAATTGTCTTCAGTTTTAATGAAAGAATGCACAAAAGCGAACAACAGGGCAGTGGAGGAAGGACAGAAGGTTGAAGATGTTAATCTAAAGCTGGAAAAAATGAAGAGCAAGGTTGTTCAGCTTGAAGAAGAGCTTGCCCAAGAGCAGAAACGAAGTCTGCAGATGGAAGCCCAGGTGGAAAAACAGCTTTCAGAGTTCGACATTGAAAGGGAACAGCTTAGAGCCAAATTGAATAGAGAAGAAAATCGCACCAAGGCTTTGAAAGAAGAGCTTGAGTCATTGAAGAAAACCTTAAAAGACCTAAATACACCTAACGAAATCAAAGAGTCAGATATCACAGCCAacactcactgcatatctacagcTGTACTTACAGAGAAACCAGAGCTTGCATCAGTGTCATGCCAGACAGAGAGCAATCAACATGAAAAATGTAATGTTGATGGCCCAGCCAAAGCCCATATTTCTATCTCTACACCTAGTAAAATCCCACAACCATTTTCAAAATTAAATGGGCACTCAAGCACAAGTCAAAACAGTGAACATAGCTTAAAGTTGAACGTGGGGGATAGCATGAAGGACAAGGTGTCAAATCCTGACAATTTATCTGAAAATGGAAGCTCACCTGTCAGAGTGGAGTCTCCTCTACATATGATAGGTTTTGCTTCTTCCAGTGGAGCTTCTTCCTCTCCCAACAGCACAGCTGCCTCCTCATTAACATCTTCCCCCTGCTCTTCGCCTGTTCTATCAAGGCGTCTCATAGGAAGCGCTGGTAGCCCAGGATATCAATCATCATACCAAGTTGGCATCAACCAGAGATTTCATGCTGCACGTCACAAATTTCAGTCTCAAGCGGAGCAAGATCAACATGTTTCTGGACTGCAGAGTCCTCCTCCTAGGGATTTGTCTCCTACTCTGGCTGATAATTCTGCTGCCAAGCAGCTTGCACGCAATACTGTCACTCAGGTGTTGTCTCGTTTCACCAGCCAACAAACATCCAGCAAGCCTGTAACTCCCAATAGCTCACCATTTGGCACAGATTACAGAACCCTTGCCAGTGCCTCCAACCAGAAGAGTGACGGTAGCCATTCTCCAAACCCTCTGAAAGTCTCTGGTCCCATTAGTCCTGTATCTCCTGGTATAAAATCACCTACCATTTCTAGGGTGGAAAGAGGAAACCCTCCACCAATTCCGCCAAAGAAACCAGGCCTAGCCCAGTCCCCAGCATCTCCTGTTCAACCAACCAAAGCTTCCAGCCAACCCTCATCTCTGGCAGCTTCAGGGGATATGTCTAGTAACCACTGCTCTAATAATGGCATTATTACAAATGGGAAGGAAATAGAAGTAATGTTGCCATTTGGTAGCTAG
- the CTTNBP2NL gene encoding CTTNBP2 N-terminal-like protein isoform X1: MNLEKLSKPELLTLLSILEGELEARDLVIEAIKAQHKDRFIEERYGKFNISDPLLALQRDYETVKEENHGQRPQVCSNPLYILKEVMKQCKTMQERMLAQLAAAESRHRKVILDLEEERRRHAQDAADGDDVTYMLEKERERLAQQLEFEKSQVKKLEKEQKKLSAQLDEEKARHKKLSSVLMKECTKANNRAVEEGQKVEDVNLKLEKMKSKVVQLEEELAQEQKRSLQMEAQVEKQLSEFDIEREQLRAKLNREENRTKALKEELESLKKTLKDLNTPNEIKESDITANTHCISTAVLTEKPELASVSCQTESNQHEKCNVDGPAKAHISISTPSKIPQPFSKLNGHSSTSQNSEHSLKLNVGDSMKDKVSNPDNLSENGSSPVRVESPLHMIGFASSSGASSSPNSTAASSLTSSPCSSPVLSRRLIGSAGSPGYQSSYQVGINQRFHAARHKFQSQAEQDQHVSGLQSPPPRDLSPTLADNSAAKQLARNTVTQVLSRFTSQQTSSKPVTPNSSPFGTDYRTLASASNQKSDGSHSPNPLKVSGPISPVSPGIKSPTISRVERGNPPPIPPKKPGLAQSPASPVQPTKASSQPSSLAASGDMSSNHCSNNGIITNGKEIEVMLPFGS; the protein is encoded by the exons GCACAACATAAAGACAGATTTATTGAAGAACGCTATGGGAAGTTCAATATCAGTGACCCCTTGCTGGCCTTACAGAGAGATTATGAGACGGTCAAGGAGGAGAACCATGGACAGAGGCCCCAAGTGTGTTCTAACCCCTTATACATCTTGAAGGAGGTGATGAAGCAATGCAAGACCATGCAAGAAAGAATGCTTGCACAGCTAGCTGCTGCGGAGAGCAGACACAGGAAG GTCATTCTGGATTTGGAAGAAGAGAGGAGGCGACATGCTCAGGATGCTGCAGATGGGGATGATGTAACATATATGTTAGAGAAAGAGCGAGAGAGGCTAGCTCAACAG TTGGAATTTGAAAAATCACAAGTGAAAAAGCTTGAAAAGGAACAGAAGAAACTTTCTGCTCAACTGGATGAAGAGAAAGCTAGACACAAGAAATTGTCTTCAGTTTTAATGAAAGAATGCACAAAAGCGAACAACAGGGCAGTGGAGGAAGGACAGAAGGTTGAAGATGTTAATCTAAAGCTGGAAAAAATGAAGAGCAAGGTTGTTCAGCTTGAAGAAGAGCTTGCCCAAGAGCAGAAACGAAGTCTGCAGATGGAAGCCCAGGTGGAAAAACAGCTTTCAGAGTTCGACATTGAAAGGGAACAGCTTAGAGCCAAATTGAATAGAGAAGAAAATCGCACCAAGGCTTTGAAAGAAGAGCTTGAGTCATTGAAGAAAACCTTAAAAGACCTAAATACACCTAACGAAATCAAAGAGTCAGATATCACAGCCAacactcactgcatatctacagcTGTACTTACAGAGAAACCAGAGCTTGCATCAGTGTCATGCCAGACAGAGAGCAATCAACATGAAAAATGTAATGTTGATGGCCCAGCCAAAGCCCATATTTCTATCTCTACACCTAGTAAAATCCCACAACCATTTTCAAAATTAAATGGGCACTCAAGCACAAGTCAAAACAGTGAACATAGCTTAAAGTTGAACGTGGGGGATAGCATGAAGGACAAGGTGTCAAATCCTGACAATTTATCTGAAAATGGAAGCTCACCTGTCAGAGTGGAGTCTCCTCTACATATGATAGGTTTTGCTTCTTCCAGTGGAGCTTCTTCCTCTCCCAACAGCACAGCTGCCTCCTCATTAACATCTTCCCCCTGCTCTTCGCCTGTTCTATCAAGGCGTCTCATAGGAAGCGCTGGTAGCCCAGGATATCAATCATCATACCAAGTTGGCATCAACCAGAGATTTCATGCTGCACGTCACAAATTTCAGTCTCAAGCGGAGCAAGATCAACATGTTTCTGGACTGCAGAGTCCTCCTCCTAGGGATTTGTCTCCTACTCTGGCTGATAATTCTGCTGCCAAGCAGCTTGCACGCAATACTGTCACTCAGGTGTTGTCTCGTTTCACCAGCCAACAAACATCCAGCAAGCCTGTAACTCCCAATAGCTCACCATTTGGCACAGATTACAGAACCCTTGCCAGTGCCTCCAACCAGAAGAGTGACGGTAGCCATTCTCCAAACCCTCTGAAAGTCTCTGGTCCCATTAGTCCTGTATCTCCTGGTATAAAATCACCTACCATTTCTAGGGTGGAAAGAGGAAACCCTCCACCAATTCCGCCAAAGAAACCAGGCCTAGCCCAGTCCCCAGCATCTCCTGTTCAACCAACCAAAGCTTCCAGCCAACCCTCATCTCTGGCAGCTTCAGGGGATATGTCTAGTAACCACTGCTCTAATAATGGCATTATTACAAATGGGAAGGAAATAGAAGTAATGTTGCCATTTGGTAGCTAG
- the CTTNBP2NL gene encoding CTTNBP2 N-terminal-like protein isoform X3 yields MNRMAQHKDRFIEERYGKFNISDPLLALQRDYETVKEENHGQRPQVCSNPLYILKEVMKQCKTMQERMLAQLAAAESRHRKVILDLEEERRRHAQDAADGDDVTYMLEKERERLAQQLEFEKSQVKKLEKEQKKLSAQLDEEKARHKKLSSVLMKECTKANNRAVEEGQKVEDVNLKLEKMKSKVVQLEEELAQEQKRSLQMEAQVEKQLSEFDIEREQLRAKLNREENRTKALKEELESLKKTLKDLNTPNEIKESDITANTHCISTAVLTEKPELASVSCQTESNQHEKCNVDGPAKAHISISTPSKIPQPFSKLNGHSSTSQNSEHSLKLNVGDSMKDKVSNPDNLSENGSSPVRVESPLHMIGFASSSGASSSPNSTAASSLTSSPCSSPVLSRRLIGSAGSPGYQSSYQVGINQRFHAARHKFQSQAEQDQHVSGLQSPPPRDLSPTLADNSAAKQLARNTVTQVLSRFTSQQTSSKPVTPNSSPFGTDYRTLASASNQKSDGSHSPNPLKVSGPISPVSPGIKSPTISRVERGNPPPIPPKKPGLAQSPASPVQPTKASSQPSSLAASGDMSSNHCSNNGIITNGKEIEVMLPFGS; encoded by the exons GCACAACATAAAGACAGATTTATTGAAGAACGCTATGGGAAGTTCAATATCAGTGACCCCTTGCTGGCCTTACAGAGAGATTATGAGACGGTCAAGGAGGAGAACCATGGACAGAGGCCCCAAGTGTGTTCTAACCCCTTATACATCTTGAAGGAGGTGATGAAGCAATGCAAGACCATGCAAGAAAGAATGCTTGCACAGCTAGCTGCTGCGGAGAGCAGACACAGGAAG GTCATTCTGGATTTGGAAGAAGAGAGGAGGCGACATGCTCAGGATGCTGCAGATGGGGATGATGTAACATATATGTTAGAGAAAGAGCGAGAGAGGCTAGCTCAACAG TTGGAATTTGAAAAATCACAAGTGAAAAAGCTTGAAAAGGAACAGAAGAAACTTTCTGCTCAACTGGATGAAGAGAAAGCTAGACACAAGAAATTGTCTTCAGTTTTAATGAAAGAATGCACAAAAGCGAACAACAGGGCAGTGGAGGAAGGACAGAAGGTTGAAGATGTTAATCTAAAGCTGGAAAAAATGAAGAGCAAGGTTGTTCAGCTTGAAGAAGAGCTTGCCCAAGAGCAGAAACGAAGTCTGCAGATGGAAGCCCAGGTGGAAAAACAGCTTTCAGAGTTCGACATTGAAAGGGAACAGCTTAGAGCCAAATTGAATAGAGAAGAAAATCGCACCAAGGCTTTGAAAGAAGAGCTTGAGTCATTGAAGAAAACCTTAAAAGACCTAAATACACCTAACGAAATCAAAGAGTCAGATATCACAGCCAacactcactgcatatctacagcTGTACTTACAGAGAAACCAGAGCTTGCATCAGTGTCATGCCAGACAGAGAGCAATCAACATGAAAAATGTAATGTTGATGGCCCAGCCAAAGCCCATATTTCTATCTCTACACCTAGTAAAATCCCACAACCATTTTCAAAATTAAATGGGCACTCAAGCACAAGTCAAAACAGTGAACATAGCTTAAAGTTGAACGTGGGGGATAGCATGAAGGACAAGGTGTCAAATCCTGACAATTTATCTGAAAATGGAAGCTCACCTGTCAGAGTGGAGTCTCCTCTACATATGATAGGTTTTGCTTCTTCCAGTGGAGCTTCTTCCTCTCCCAACAGCACAGCTGCCTCCTCATTAACATCTTCCCCCTGCTCTTCGCCTGTTCTATCAAGGCGTCTCATAGGAAGCGCTGGTAGCCCAGGATATCAATCATCATACCAAGTTGGCATCAACCAGAGATTTCATGCTGCACGTCACAAATTTCAGTCTCAAGCGGAGCAAGATCAACATGTTTCTGGACTGCAGAGTCCTCCTCCTAGGGATTTGTCTCCTACTCTGGCTGATAATTCTGCTGCCAAGCAGCTTGCACGCAATACTGTCACTCAGGTGTTGTCTCGTTTCACCAGCCAACAAACATCCAGCAAGCCTGTAACTCCCAATAGCTCACCATTTGGCACAGATTACAGAACCCTTGCCAGTGCCTCCAACCAGAAGAGTGACGGTAGCCATTCTCCAAACCCTCTGAAAGTCTCTGGTCCCATTAGTCCTGTATCTCCTGGTATAAAATCACCTACCATTTCTAGGGTGGAAAGAGGAAACCCTCCACCAATTCCGCCAAAGAAACCAGGCCTAGCCCAGTCCCCAGCATCTCCTGTTCAACCAACCAAAGCTTCCAGCCAACCCTCATCTCTGGCAGCTTCAGGGGATATGTCTAGTAACCACTGCTCTAATAATGGCATTATTACAAATGGGAAGGAAATAGAAGTAATGTTGCCATTTGGTAGCTAG